A genomic window from Microbacterium sp. ET2 includes:
- the rpsL gene encoding 30S ribosomal protein S12 has translation MPTIQQLVRKGRSPKVSKTKAPALKANPQQAGVCTRVYTTTPKKPNSAMRKVARVKLRNGTEVTAYIPGEGHNLQEHSLVLVRGGRVKDLPGVRYKIVRGALDTQAVKNRKQARSRYGAKKG, from the coding sequence GTGCCAACCATTCAGCAGTTGGTTCGCAAGGGTCGCTCGCCCAAGGTCTCAAAGACCAAGGCGCCCGCCCTGAAGGCGAACCCGCAGCAGGCGGGCGTGTGCACCCGCGTGTACACGACCACCCCCAAGAAGCCGAACTCGGCGATGCGCAAGGTCGCCCGTGTGAAGCTCCGCAACGGGACCGAGGTCACCGCGTACATCCCCGGTGAGGGTCACAACCTGCAGGAGCACTCGCTGGTGCTCGTGCGCGGCGGTCGTGTGAAGGACCTCCCCGGTGTCCGCTACAAGATCGTCCGCGGCGCCCTGGACACCCAGGCCGTAAAGAACCGCAAGCAGGCCCGTAGCCGCTACGGCGCGAAGAAGGGTTGA
- the rpsG gene encoding 30S ribosomal protein S7, translating into MPRKGPAPRRVVVNDPVYGAPIVTQLVNKILVDGKKSIAESIVYNALRGVEAKNGQDAVATLKKALDNVRPTLEVKSRRVGGSTYQVPVEVKPHRANTLALRWLVSYAKGRREKTMTERLQNEILDASNGLGAAVKRREDTHKMAESNRAFAHYRW; encoded by the coding sequence ATGCCTCGTAAGGGACCCGCTCCTCGCCGCGTCGTCGTCAACGACCCGGTCTACGGCGCGCCGATCGTCACCCAGCTCGTCAACAAGATCCTCGTCGACGGCAAGAAGTCCATCGCCGAGTCGATCGTCTACAACGCCCTGCGCGGCGTCGAGGCCAAGAACGGCCAGGACGCCGTCGCGACCCTGAAGAAGGCGCTCGACAACGTCCGCCCCACCCTCGAGGTCAAGAGCCGCCGCGTCGGTGGTTCGACCTACCAGGTGCCGGTCGAGGTCAAGCCGCACCGCGCCAACACGCTCGCCCTCCGCTGGCTCGTCAGCTACGCCAAGGGCCGTCGTGAGAAGACCATGACCGAGCGCCTCCAGAACGAGATCCTGGATGCCTCGAACGGCCTGGGTGCCGCGGTCAAGCGCCGCGAGGACACCCACAAGATGGCCGAGTCGAACCGCGCCTTCGCGCACTACCGCTGGTAA
- a CDS encoding DUF5684 domain-containing protein, producing the protein MSATDASLVVTLGVSSALVVIVIYVWTALALGAVFRKSGEQSWKAWVPILNIAVLLQLGGFSGWLVLLLLLPVLGQLLVWVAMIVACHRIGREFGYGAGMTVLAALLLPVWASVLGFGSARWVGSDDAGPRRSVNPELGGSVSEAAGADEDDFDDRVYGVPTARGAVYTPLLPAPDYAGSRETTRSEASWEDTVRGTGEGDRTEADLADPELDEDSPTDESRRSAPAVGLPPAEPTDTAPIATAAGRGGRYSGADDVMGGLFAEPEVPRFTPPAAEDVPAAEPAAEPEPAAEVATAASDPFSIPSWPSVPPASRPETPVHSGPVWPSVEPFRPVRSWDPEPAEEPAAAADAVDAPPAPGASGPEVVAEAVIGAPADEPEPGEASESGGAATSRAEIRRSESVWNGFVLDQNVTGEVTGAVTGAPAPIAAVPGAAPSAGGEEIPGIRRRSTPAEGAAGGDEADPAASAPLFQAPLTRVPPAEPAPAADPASSAPADDEPWRPAHSPMPESEPFPETSGPVSAIAGAPVAGAPRAAGGSVSAQYARPGVPDLDDGLDQTIVARRRRTNWAVVTPAGESIAITSDVAILGRKPAPDPEHPRAQLIRIDDSTVSSTHARLELRKDTWYILDLGSTNGVVFATLMGTEVEAPSGVEVEAGDRFFLGDAEIRLVRSNS; encoded by the coding sequence ATGAGCGCAACCGACGCATCGCTGGTCGTGACACTGGGGGTCTCCAGCGCCCTGGTCGTGATCGTGATCTACGTGTGGACCGCCCTGGCTCTGGGCGCGGTCTTCCGAAAGTCCGGCGAGCAGAGCTGGAAGGCGTGGGTGCCGATCCTGAACATCGCGGTGCTGCTCCAGCTCGGCGGCTTCTCGGGGTGGCTGGTCCTCCTTCTGCTGCTGCCCGTGCTCGGGCAGCTGCTGGTGTGGGTGGCGATGATCGTCGCGTGTCACCGCATCGGTCGGGAGTTCGGCTACGGCGCCGGGATGACCGTGCTCGCCGCGCTCCTCCTGCCGGTCTGGGCCTCGGTGCTCGGCTTCGGATCGGCCCGGTGGGTGGGAAGCGACGACGCCGGCCCCCGACGGAGCGTCAACCCCGAGCTCGGCGGCTCGGTCTCCGAGGCCGCCGGTGCGGACGAGGACGACTTCGATGATCGGGTGTACGGGGTCCCGACGGCGCGCGGCGCGGTGTACACCCCGCTCCTTCCGGCCCCCGACTACGCGGGCTCACGCGAGACCACCCGGAGCGAGGCGTCGTGGGAGGACACGGTGCGGGGTACCGGCGAGGGAGATCGCACCGAAGCCGATCTCGCCGACCCGGAACTGGATGAGGATTCCCCGACCGACGAGTCACGCCGGTCGGCCCCGGCTGTGGGACTCCCGCCTGCCGAACCGACGGACACCGCGCCGATCGCCACGGCGGCGGGCAGGGGCGGTCGCTATTCCGGCGCAGACGACGTCATGGGTGGACTGTTCGCCGAGCCCGAAGTGCCGCGCTTCACCCCTCCGGCAGCGGAGGACGTGCCCGCGGCGGAGCCGGCGGCAGAACCCGAACCTGCGGCGGAGGTCGCAACGGCGGCATCCGACCCCTTCTCGATTCCGTCGTGGCCGTCGGTGCCGCCCGCATCTCGACCCGAGACGCCGGTGCACTCCGGACCGGTGTGGCCGTCGGTCGAGCCCTTCCGCCCGGTGCGCTCGTGGGACCCCGAGCCGGCGGAGGAGCCGGCAGCGGCGGCGGATGCCGTCGATGCGCCCCCTGCGCCGGGCGCCTCCGGGCCCGAGGTCGTCGCAGAGGCGGTCATCGGTGCACCCGCCGACGAACCGGAGCCCGGTGAGGCGTCGGAGTCGGGCGGCGCTGCCACCTCGCGCGCCGAGATCCGTCGCTCCGAGTCCGTGTGGAACGGGTTCGTCCTCGACCAGAACGTCACGGGCGAGGTCACGGGGGCCGTCACCGGCGCGCCCGCCCCGATCGCCGCGGTCCCCGGCGCCGCACCCTCCGCCGGCGGTGAGGAGATCCCGGGCATCCGTCGTCGAAGCACGCCCGCAGAGGGGGCCGCGGGCGGGGATGAGGCCGACCCCGCGGCATCCGCCCCGCTCTTCCAGGCCCCCCTCACCCGGGTGCCGCCCGCGGAGCCCGCTCCCGCGGCCGACCCCGCGTCGTCGGCGCCCGCAGACGACGAGCCGTGGCGGCCCGCGCACTCGCCGATGCCCGAGTCCGAGCCCTTCCCCGAGACCTCCGGTCCGGTGTCCGCGATCGCCGGGGCACCGGTGGCCGGCGCCCCGCGCGCTGCGGGCGGCTCGGTCTCGGCGCAGTACGCCCGCCCCGGGGTGCCAGATCTCGACGACGGACTCGACCAGACGATCGTCGCGCGCCGCCGCCGGACGAACTGGGCGGTCGTCACGCCGGCGGGGGAGTCGATCGCCATCACCTCGGACGTCGCGATCCTCGGCCGAAAGCCCGCGCCCGACCCCGAGCACCCGCGCGCCCAGCTGATCCGGATCGACGACTCCACGGTCTCGAGCACGCACGCGCGCCTGGAGCTTCGGAAAGACACCTGGTACATCCTCGATCTCGGCTCCACCAACGGCGTCGTGTTCGCCACCCTGATGGGGACCGAGGTCGAGGCGCCCTCGGGGGTCGAGGTCGAGGCGGGAGACCGCTTCTTCCTCGGCGACGCCGAGATCCGCCTGGTGCGCAGCAACAGCTGA
- the fusA gene encoding elongation factor G: MAQEVLTDLKKVRNIGIMAHIDAGKTTTTERILFYTGVNHKIGETHDGAATTDWMEQEQERGITITSAAVTCFWEKNQINIIDTPGHVDFTVEVERSLRVLDGAVAVFDGKEGVEPQSETVWRQADKYDVPRICFVNKMDKLGADFYFTVDTIVNRLKAKPLVLQIPIGAENDFVGVVDLVYMRALVWPGDAKGDVTMGAKYEIQEIPADLVDKANEYREMLMETVAESDEVLLEKYFGGEELTHEEIKGAIRKMTIASEVYPVLCGSAFKNRGVQPMLDAVVDYLPSPLDVPAIEAKDPKNEEIIIERHPDRDEPFTALAFKIVTHPFFGRLTYIRVYSGHLDSGAQVVNATKGKKERIGKIFQMHANKEMPVDSVTAGHIYAVIGLKDTTTGDTLSDSSNQVVLESMTFPEPVIEVAIEPKTKADQEKLGLAIQKLAEEDPTFRVEQNSETGQTVIRGMGELHLDILVDRMKREFKVEANVGKPQVAYRETIRKTVERHDYTHKKQTGGSGQFAKIQFAIEPLEVTADKTYEFENKVTGGRIPREYIPSVDAGFQDAMNVGVLAGYPMVGVKAILLDGAAHDVDSSEMAFKIAGSMGFKEAIRKANPVILEPIMAVEVRTPEEYMGDVIGDLNSRRGQIQSMEDAAGVKVVRANVPLSEMFGYIGDLRSKTSGRAVYSMEFDSYAEVPRNVMDEIVQKTKGE; this comes from the coding sequence GTGGCACAAGAAGTGCTCACCGACCTCAAGAAGGTCCGCAACATCGGCATCATGGCGCACATCGATGCCGGCAAGACGACGACGACCGAGCGCATCCTCTTCTACACGGGCGTCAACCACAAGATCGGCGAGACCCACGACGGCGCCGCCACCACCGACTGGATGGAGCAGGAGCAGGAGCGTGGCATCACGATCACCTCCGCGGCCGTCACCTGCTTCTGGGAAAAGAACCAGATCAACATCATCGACACCCCCGGGCACGTCGACTTCACCGTCGAGGTGGAGCGCTCGCTCCGCGTGCTCGACGGCGCCGTCGCCGTCTTCGACGGCAAGGAGGGCGTCGAGCCCCAGTCCGAGACGGTGTGGCGTCAGGCCGACAAGTACGACGTCCCCCGCATCTGCTTCGTCAACAAGATGGACAAGCTCGGTGCCGACTTCTACTTCACCGTCGACACGATCGTCAACCGCCTGAAGGCCAAGCCCCTCGTGCTGCAGATCCCGATCGGCGCCGAGAACGACTTCGTCGGCGTCGTCGACCTCGTCTACATGCGTGCCCTGGTGTGGCCCGGCGATGCCAAGGGTGACGTGACCATGGGCGCCAAGTACGAGATCCAGGAGATCCCGGCCGACCTGGTGGACAAGGCGAACGAGTACCGCGAGATGCTCATGGAGACCGTCGCCGAGAGCGACGAGGTTCTCCTGGAGAAGTACTTCGGCGGTGAGGAGCTCACCCACGAGGAGATCAAGGGCGCCATCCGCAAGATGACGATCGCCAGCGAGGTCTACCCCGTGCTGTGCGGCTCGGCCTTCAAGAACCGCGGTGTGCAGCCGATGCTCGACGCGGTCGTGGACTACCTCCCTTCGCCCCTGGACGTCCCCGCCATCGAGGCGAAGGACCCCAAGAACGAAGAGATCATCATCGAGCGTCACCCCGACCGCGATGAGCCGTTCACGGCGCTGGCGTTCAAGATCGTCACGCACCCGTTCTTCGGTCGCCTCACCTACATCCGCGTGTACTCGGGTCACCTCGACTCCGGTGCCCAGGTCGTCAACGCGACCAAGGGCAAGAAGGAGCGCATCGGGAAGATCTTCCAGATGCACGCCAACAAGGAGATGCCGGTCGACTCCGTCACCGCGGGTCACATCTACGCCGTCATCGGCCTGAAGGACACCACCACGGGCGACACGCTGTCCGACAGCAGCAACCAGGTGGTCCTGGAGTCGATGACGTTCCCCGAGCCGGTCATCGAGGTCGCCATCGAGCCCAAGACCAAGGCCGACCAGGAGAAGCTGGGTCTTGCGATCCAGAAGCTCGCCGAAGAGGACCCGACGTTCCGCGTGGAGCAGAACTCCGAGACCGGCCAGACCGTGATCCGCGGTATGGGAGAGCTGCACCTGGACATCCTCGTCGACCGCATGAAGCGCGAGTTCAAGGTCGAGGCGAACGTCGGAAAGCCCCAGGTGGCGTACCGCGAGACGATCCGCAAGACCGTCGAGCGTCACGACTATACCCACAAGAAGCAGACCGGTGGTTCGGGTCAGTTCGCGAAGATCCAGTTCGCGATCGAGCCGCTCGAGGTCACGGCCGACAAGACGTACGAGTTCGAGAACAAGGTCACCGGTGGCCGCATCCCGCGCGAGTACATCCCTTCGGTCGACGCCGGCTTCCAGGACGCGATGAACGTCGGTGTCCTGGCGGGCTACCCGATGGTCGGCGTGAAGGCCATCCTCCTCGACGGTGCGGCGCACGACGTCGACTCGTCGGAGATGGCGTTCAAGATCGCCGGGTCGATGGGCTTCAAGGAGGCCATCCGCAAGGCGAACCCCGTCATCCTCGAGCCGATCATGGCCGTCGAGGTGCGTACTCCCGAGGAGTACATGGGCGACGTCATCGGCGACCTGAACTCCCGTCGTGGGCAGATCCAGTCGATGGAGGATGCCGCCGGCGTCAAGGTGGTGCGTGCCAACGTGCCGCTGTCGGAGATGTTCGGCTACATCGGCGACCTGCGCTCGAAGACCTCGGGCCGTGCTGTGTACTCCATGGAGTTCGACAGCTACGCCGAGGTTCCGCGCAACGTCATGGACGAGATCGTCCAGAAGACCAAGGGCGAGTAA
- the tuf gene encoding elongation factor Tu, with the protein MAKAKFERTKPHVNIGTIGHVDHGKTTLTAAISKVLADKYPSATNVQRDFASIDSAPEERQRGITINISHVEYETPKRHYAHVDAPGHADYIKNMITGAAQMDGAILVVAATDGPMAQTREHVLLAKQVGVPYLMVALNKADMVDDEEILELVELEVRELLSSQGFPGDDAPVVRVSGLKALEGDDKWVESIVELMDAADESIPDPVRDKDKPFLMPIEDVFTITGRGTVVTGRAERGTLAINSEVEIVGIRPTQKTTVTGIEMFHKQLDEAWAGENCGLLLRGLKRDDVERGQVVVKPGSVTPHTNFEGTAYILSKEEGGRHNPFFTNYRPQFYFRTTDVTGVISLPEGTEMVMPGDTTDMTVELIQPIAMEEGLGFAIREGGRTVGAGTVTKILK; encoded by the coding sequence GTGGCTAAGGCCAAGTTCGAGCGGACCAAGCCGCACGTGAACATCGGAACGATCGGTCACGTCGACCACGGCAAGACCACGCTCACCGCCGCGATCTCGAAGGTGCTCGCCGACAAGTACCCGTCGGCCACCAACGTTCAGCGCGACTTCGCGTCGATCGACTCGGCTCCCGAGGAGCGTCAGCGCGGTATCACCATCAACATCTCGCACGTCGAGTACGAGACCCCCAAGCGTCACTACGCTCACGTGGACGCCCCGGGTCACGCCGACTACATCAAGAACATGATCACCGGTGCCGCCCAGATGGACGGCGCGATCCTCGTGGTCGCCGCCACCGACGGCCCGATGGCTCAGACCCGTGAGCACGTTCTGCTCGCCAAGCAGGTCGGCGTGCCCTACCTGATGGTCGCGCTGAACAAGGCCGACATGGTCGACGACGAGGAGATCCTGGAGCTCGTCGAGCTCGAGGTCCGCGAGCTGCTGTCCAGCCAGGGCTTCCCCGGCGACGACGCTCCGGTCGTCCGCGTCTCGGGCCTGAAGGCGCTCGAGGGTGACGACAAGTGGGTCGAGTCGATCGTCGAGCTGATGGACGCCGCCGACGAGTCCATCCCCGACCCGGTGCGTGACAAGGACAAGCCGTTCCTCATGCCCATCGAGGATGTCTTCACCATCACCGGTCGTGGCACCGTCGTCACGGGCCGCGCCGAGCGTGGCACCCTCGCCATCAACTCCGAGGTCGAGATCGTCGGCATCCGCCCGACGCAGAAGACCACGGTCACCGGTATCGAGATGTTCCACAAGCAGCTCGACGAGGCGTGGGCCGGCGAGAACTGTGGTCTGCTCCTTCGTGGTCTCAAGCGTGACGACGTCGAGCGCGGCCAGGTCGTCGTGAAGCCCGGTTCGGTCACCCCGCACACCAACTTCGAGGGCACGGCGTACATCCTGTCCAAGGAGGAGGGCGGCCGTCACAACCCGTTCTTCACGAACTACCGTCCGCAGTTCTACTTCCGCACCACCGACGTCACCGGCGTCATCTCGCTGCCCGAGGGCACCGAGATGGTCATGCCCGGCGACACCACCGACATGACGGTCGAGCTGATCCAGCCGATCGCCATGGAGGAGGGCCTCGGCTTCGCGATCCGTGAGGGTGGCCGCACCGTCGGCGCCGGCACGGTGACCAAGATCCTCAAGTGA